A window of Scophthalmus maximus strain ysfricsl-2021 chromosome 4, ASM2237912v1, whole genome shotgun sequence genomic DNA:
GATTCTGAATTTACTGTGATCACGGAGCAGAAAGTGGGTGAAGTGAAAATCAATAGAAACCTGCACATTCGTCTGGATCAGGATTCTCACAAGCTTACTTCTAATGTGCACAAGCCCAGTGCACAAATGATCTCACCTGCACCGCAGGGAGAGGCTGACCTAAACCAGACAGAGGCTACAAGAACCGCCATGACAAGGTCGAATAGAGACAAAGTGCCACCGTCCGATCAAGAGCAAGCTGGAGGTACTGTTAAAACATGCTGTCACGACATGCTGTGTAACTTTGTGATTTCACAATTAATTGTATTTCGACATTATCAAATCTCAAATTACTGTATTGAGTGTCAAAGGATACAAACACAGCTCTAACTCATACCCATGTCCCTGCtaacttttaattttccatcTGGGATGGCATCAGCGTGTCCTATTGAAGAAAGGCTGGATGAGAGCTGGTTTGCAGAGCATATGGATGATAACGAAGGTCTTGTCACAGAGAATAAATCCAAGAAATCCCGGTGAGAAccgcatgaacacacactggctgGAGGTGTTACCGCAGAGTGAGCGGTAACACTTTCTGTGTTATTATGACAAAAGCCAGAGTGAGTTTGCGACTGGCCAGCTGCTCGCTACATGTAAAACTAAACAATGAGGACATCTCATGATAATggtcctctctgtcctcacagTAAGGTTCCAGACAATGTGATCCTCTCTGGTGGCGTTAACAACCGCTACTGGGTCCTGGATGTGGAGGAGAGGCCTGGTCTCAAAACTCTCACCATCTCATGCCACAAATCTCTACATCCAACTGAGACGTGTCTGCTGAAAGACGGATGGTAATGCTGTTAGGATATCTGCGCTGTTGCCACTATTATTAAATTCTTAATTTTATAATCGCATTTTTCATCGCACTTCCCAGATACAGTACAGacaagatgaaaacattttgcgctgacttttcagtttcaatATTTTTAAGAGCAAATATTAAATGCCAGTTATCTCACAATGTATCAACTTTTCATACTTTTAATcatgggaagaagaagaaaaaataatgcataAAATATATCTTGGTCAGATGAATTTACATGTTCTTCATCTGTGTGATAAACTGACCATTTGTGACTGCATTTGATATGTGGATGTACTTGTAGCTCTTCATTATTCGAGTATGTGTCTCTTGTCTGTTGTTTATAATggttttattttgggggggtgtTTCAAGGGAGATGACGCCTGTTTGTTGTGGTGATGTGGTGCACCTGGAGGGCAGCTCTTATGGTGGCTCCTGGTTAGTGGACAGGGAGCAGGGCTTCTTGGTTCTGCTGCCTGACAGCCTGATCTCAGGTACCAGCATCTCAAACTCCATCCGCTGCATGAGGCGTGCAGTACTGGGTGATATGTTTAAGGTAAAAAGCTTTAGAATATAATGATAAAGATTAATCCATGTTTTATGATCATGTGCTCATTTTCTTCTGGATCTACGTGTAATTGCTAAGGTTAGTTGATTAAggtgtatttttctaaaatttcCCATTTTATCTTGAAATTGATGGTACACTGCAGTTGCCTCATATTCATGATATCACCACCAAGGCCTTTACTTTGACTACAAAACATCATGAAGTTAAGGCACTCGAATAATTTTAAATCTAAGTGTGTTAGAAGTGATATGTTAAGTTTGGTGAGTGGTGTTGTACTAGAAGTAGTTTGTTTACATCAATAATAaactaaatacataaatgataaTGCAATGCTGTGGCCCAACAATAAATTCTACATACTAAGGGGGTCCACCAGTCTGCATAGTGACTGTATGCACTCCCCTATAACACAATGCTTTCATTTTTACCCTCTGATGATGCAGAGTTTTGACGGTGGCTCAAAGCAGATGCTGAATGGCACAATGGTCCATGAAGTCTTTCAGAGAGCAGCTACAGCCAAAGATTTCTCTTTGGAGACTCTGTCTAAGCTGGCAGAGCAGACGCTGAACTGTCCTCAGTACCTGGGAGACATGTAAGTGGTGAAAATACACCCTGCAGACCTGTTCAGAAAGAAGTGCTTCAACAAAGCAGTAAAGATGATAAGGACCCAATAACAAAGAACTtcaatgttgacattttttatcaCGTTTGCTGGTTGTTTGTCCCCttcacatttgtcttttgtccatGTGTCTGCAGGTACAGTTTGGGTGTAAGTcaggaggagatgaagcagGAAGTGCATGAGTATCTGCCCTCACTGGTGCATTGGGCAAAGGAATACCTCGGCTCCCCAACACCAAAAGCCATCAGTctcaaaatgtatatatgtacacacacacacatttttgtatcTAAATGCTGACAGAGTTGAGACTTGTGATGTTGAGGATATTTTTACAAAGTTTAATCACACTTGAGTGTATGTGAATAAGGATTTGTCAACTGTCTCCCCGACTCCAGCCCTAGCAGCAGCAGAGCCCCAAGCAGGGATCGGGACTCCGCAACCGTTGTCACGGTTACAGAGCTTGCAGATATAGAAGAGAACGTGTGGTCACCAAGATTTGGTCTGAAAGGGAAAATTGATGTGACGGCACGCGTTCGGATCCAAAGACCTCGGAACAGCAATCACAGAAACTCAGAAGAGAAGACGTTGCCCTTGGAGCTGAAAACTGGAAAAGAGTCAAACTCGATAGAGCATCGTAGTCAGGTTGGTGGAACACAGTGTGTTCAGCTGGGTAGATGTGGACATGCAGTGGGGTCTGGAGAAATATAGCTTTTTATTAgctttatatattaatatagtaAATTTTATCAGGTCACCTGACTCTcaattttggttttaaaatgtgtttcgaCATGTCAAGGTGATTCTGTATACTATGATGACCATGGAGAGGTACAATCCTGAAGCTGGCCTCCTGCTTTACCTCAAGACTGGCAACCTGCACCCTGTAGTGCCCAGTCACATGGACTACAgaggtacagtatatacacatgTGCTTTGCCAACAGTGAAGTTGTGAACAATCATTTTACAATCTTTTTTGCAAAATCTTGGCGATGTTATGTTTCAACTAAATTGTGTAAATTGTTAATCCGACCACATGGCAAGTCCTGTCCTTGTAAACTCTTTcgcagcagcttctcctccatcagcttTAACATTAAAACTCTCTGTTTGTCAGAGCTGCTGAAGTTGAGGAACACGTTGGTTCATCACATTCACCACTGTGTGGACAAAGAAGCGAAGCAGAGCCATTTGTCCAGACTTCCTGAaatcctgacagacagacaaacctGCCAGTATTGTCCTCAAAGGAGAAACTGTGCGTTATATGAGAGGTAAACCTGTTAAAAGCACATTTTGTAGCCATGGAAACCACAAGCATTAGAGTCTTTAAGAAACTAATCAGCCCGGCAATGGGGATTCCTTTTCTTCACCCCCCCTTCTCATCCAGAGTGGTGGATAGCAGCTCTGCAGACGTCAGCGAGGGTGTTGTGCGTGATTTCCTGCAGCAGGAGACGGGTCACCTGACTCAACCTCATCTGAGCTATTTTTCCCactggctgctgctctgttgcCTCGAGGCAGCCACCATGGAGGCCAAGAATGGCCGAAAGCGCGTGTGGCTTCAGACAGTTGAGGAGAGGTGAGAAGCCTTAGACGTACTGTATAAACATTAACACTCATTGTTTAAATCAGCTCCTTTTGTGAAACAGCAAATCCACTATTAGACAGAAACACATATGTATTAAACCAGCTCCACTAATAGGATTTCCTTTAATCACAATATCTAAATATCTTGAATTCAGCAAACTCTGACATGTGTTTGTAGTGAGAAGAATGGGAGCTGTGTGGGGAATCTGCAGCTCAGTGGCACAGTGACTGCCCAGTCTGGAGGAGTTTTCCTCCATCGCTTCCAGAGAATTGGTGTCGTGCCACAGCAAGGTGTGGCCAGCTGTGGTTTGGCCAGCAGGGATCGCATCGTTGTTAGCGACCAGGAAGGCCGTCTTGTTGGCCTGGCAACAGGATACCTGTGTGAGGTCAGCAGGACACTGATCAGCTGTACTCTGGACAGGTGAGAACAAGTCTTCATATCGCGGCCATCTGGAGCATTTAAACCCACAGACATTTAAGTGTTTGGACTTTTCTTTCGACAGCTGCTCAGTTGAAGTCACATACTTTATTTacaactgttttgttgtttaatgtgttttacagaGACTTGTCAAAGTTCACTGGCGTGTTGTTTCGTTTGGACGGCGATGAAGGTGTGGTGGGCCTCAGTACTCACCTCACCAATCTCTCCAGACTGATGGAGAACTGTCAGGACAGGTCGGTACAGTAGAATCAAAAGTTATGGTGTTACTAAAGCAATGATAGCCTAGCAAGAAGCTAATGGTAAAACAGGCTTATCTGCTGTGCCGAAGTGCCAATCTTTAAGAAATTTGCCATTGTTGACACACTATAATACACAtctttcatgttgtgtgtgatAGCCCCTCTGACTGTTTCCTAGGAAAGTTCAAAGTTGTTGTTCAAGACACGTCTTCTGTTTTAACAGTGATCGTCTGAGGGAGCTGGTCGTTGACCTTCATCCTCCGGAGTTTATCTCCAACCTCAGTTCAGTTCTGCCCAGAGAGGCCAAGGACACCGTGGCCAACATCCTCAAAGGTGTGAAAGCTTCTATGTTCGGTCTATGTCCTTATCTATATTCATTTGTATTGTtgctttattgttattattttttccacacacacacacacacacacacacacacacacacacacacacacacacacacagaatctaTCTTCTGCTTTGTATTTGAGTAAATGCAATGTGCCCATGTACAATTTGCATAAATAGAAATGAGCAAGAGGATGGTGGCAGCAATTATAATGAGCACAACAACTGACATAAATACAGAGGAGTCTTTTGGCCTATTGTCTTATTATATGCAGTGGACGAATAGAGTCTGAGTCTGCAGACACGtgacacatgcagcagcagaacaatgtGTAGGAGAGTAGGTAACAGTGAAAAACCTTGATTTCCATTATATACATAGTTAAACAGACCAACCATCTAACTTTCACCTATTTTGAAATCACTCAAATTATGCATCTTAACCGTTTCCTCCTTACTGCACGCTGGGTCAACTTGTGCATttgggtgtgtttgttcaggTCTCAACAAGCCCCAGAAGCAGGCCATGAAGAAGGTGTTGCTATCTAAAGACTACACATTGATTGTTGGCATGCCTGGCACTGGCAAAACCACGACCGTCTGCACCCTGGTAAACTCCTAAACATCGGCTGTAAACTCTAACTTATCAAACCATAAATCAGCACGATCTACTTCTTATAAAACCAGAGCTCTTCTCTCAAGTTGCGCCCTCTGCTGTTTCTGTTGCTTCCTCACTCTTTCACTCAGGTTCGCATCCTACATGCTTGTGGGTTCAGCGTGTTGCTGACCAGCTACACCCACTCTGCCGTTGACAACATCCTGCTGAAACTGAAGCGTTTCCGGGTTGGATTTCTGCGTCTGGGGCAGGGGCAGAAGGTGTGCTGGAGTtgattttgatttctgtttctcAGTGTGTACAGTAAATCCGCCTTCACTTCCATAAATTGTCTCATAACAGTAAATGTAAACCGTGTCATTTTGTGGATATatctgctgtttaaaaaagtgtttaacTGGCATGGtattttgcatgaaaatgtcattattaaatAGTATTGTAGTTATACAATAATATATCAAAATTATAGCATTTGTGTGTTATAAtaatcagtatatatatatatatattttttaattaaaatatctctctatctctgatTTCTCTCCTGTCGTCTTCCACCTGCTCCAGGTTCATCCAGATATTCTGCCTTACACAGAGGAAAGTGTCAGGAAGACGGGAGTTCACACCCCCTCAGAGTTGGAGCAGCTTTATAACAAGGAGGTGAAGATTTAGTTTTTGGAATATTCACAAGTTCACAAGTTAAATGCACTAAACAATGCAAATGGCTTGACTTGACTAAAATGAGTAAATGTTTGACTATTCAATACCAACCCCCACCTTAAATTTATTTTAGTTGGTAGTGGGAACCACCTGCATGGGCATCAAGCATCCCATTTTCACTCGTCGGCGGTTTGATTTCTGCATCGTAGACGAGGCGTCACAGATCAGTCAGCCGATCTGTCTGGGACCCCTGTTCTACGCCAAGAGATTTGTCCTGGTTGGAGATCACCAACAACTTCCGCCAATAGTGCAAAACCAGGAAGCTAGGTAAAGTCAGTGTGtatgttgttgtgtattttgtgctagtaaaggaaaatggaaaaacttgCACATATTGTAAGTTGTTCGTCTTCATGAGGGTAAAACATGAGATGCTGTCAGTCTTCAAGTTTAAGTGATTCATTTAAAAGTGAAGATTCAACATGAAGGGAATGTGTTGGGTTCAGTTTTGTAAATAATGGAAAGTTTAAAGAATGTCTACGGAAAGATCAGTTTtgagtttgttcattttttttccttttttctccaggTCGCTTGGGATGGACGAAAGTCTATTCAAGCGACTAGAGCTCCATAGTGACGCAGTCGTCCAACTCAATGTGCAGTACCGGATGAACAGGTGAGGCTACGTAAACGgataatactgtatgtgtctgtggtCTTGGTCATATTTATCACAATCCTTAAAACCATTCAAATGGCTCTTTCACAACAattaactgatgtttttttcagttgagtTCAGGAGTAATATGAACTGTTCTGCGTTGCTTTAGCACTGCAGAGaaaatttattacatttacttTAGTGTTGAGTTCATACAAATGAAGTATCCCCACTCCATGATAAATGGTCTTTACTCTTTACTTTTTCCAGGCAGATAATGTCTCTCAGTAACTCCCTGATGTATGAGGGCCGCCTGGAGTGTGGATCAGAGAGGACGGCCTCCGCCCTACTCACCCTGCCTTTTCTGCTGTCTGTCCAGTCGGAGCTAAGCTCGCACTCTCAGACTCATCACCAACATGAGCTGGCATGGATACAGGCCTCGTTGGCACCTAGAAACCCTGTTTGCTTCCTGGACTGCTCAATGGTTGGCCGAACATACAGAAAACTTCaagctgttgtcttttttgtgttgagataaaaaaaatgagtccATTTAAGTTGAAAGGCTTTATTGTTTCAATGGTTCAATTGTTTGAATGAAGGTCAAGGTGGTGGTTGTCTGAAACTGCCATAGCCGTGTGAAGTTTGTAAACTAAAAGCAATGCATATAATGCAACATTTACATCTAGGCTCAAGTAGTTTCCCTCTTTGGTGGAAAGTAAAGCAGCTGCCATAACTGTTAGAGAAAGTTGTCAATGTCAAACAGGGCTGTGCTTTTCATGCTGTGCATTAAATGTCCAGGTCTTCATCTtgtttctctgcttcctccaggTGCCGGCGCTGGAGTCGGTGGAGCAGGGAGGTGTAAGCAACCACACCGAGGCTGCCCTCGTACACAAGTTGCTCTCACTGCTTATTAAGGTATAATCGGCTCGATTCTCCATTTATGGCATAATAATTAGTCGATACAATTGCATGAGTAGAAGTCAAAAAGTGTAATGCATGCTAACTTGACGTGTTGTTTACTTTCTTTTCAGGCAGGGTGTAAGCCCAGTGATATCGGTGTAATCGCTCCCTACAGACAGCAGTTGAAGTGTATCTCTGCTCTGCTACAGTCCTCTGCCTTCACTGGTGTGGAGGTGAACACGGTAGACAAATACCAAGGACGAGACAAAGGTGTAATTGTGCTATCTTTTGTCAGGAGCACTGCAGAGGAAGGAAAAGTAAGTGTTTCCCTTTTCCAATTCCCCTTGTTTGACTGTCTcattatgaatgaacaaatgGGTGAAAACCCttcctgaccccccccccccacgttctCAGTTAGGAGAGCTGTTGAAGGACTGGCGTAGGCTGAATGTTGCCATTACCAGGGCCAAGCACAAACTGCTGATGGTGGGCTCTGCCACAACACTACGACGTTATGCACCTGTGGAGAAGCTGCTCAACCACCTTCAGCAAGAGAACATGATATCCTTTAGAAATTGATCATGGAACATTCATTATCATCACAAATAAGATGAAATATTGACGTTCCAAACAAATTTGTCATGTAttgtgttgagtttttttccttAACCCATGCTTCACATTATTCAACTCCCTTCAGCTGCTCACAATGCCTTGCCCAGCATGCACCTGTGACAGGAGGCCTTAAGGCCACAATGGTGAGGCAGCTCAACTGCCTGTCTCACAGGGGAGCAGACGGGGCAACAATTGAGGACCAGTCTGTAAAAGCTTGTGTGATCTGTTAGATGCTTtgatcacacatacacaatgagCTTTGAATACCTTTCATAGAGGTGTAAGTTGTCAACAATTCAAAATGTAGTTGTTGCTGTGCAACTAGAGATACAATGGACACTTATCCACTGACCACAGTAGttctctttaaaaagaaagtcagCTTTGAAGCAAACACTGCGTCTGAGCCACAAGTTTTATAATAGAATAATTTTACATCAGCCTTTATTATACCAAGAACTTGTACATATATTGTCTCTTGtacttttgtaaaaatattcaaactAGCTGAGGTGGAAAAAGTAAGAGGACCTCGTAGGGTGGATCTAGAGACTTAACCTTGAAGGCTGTGGCTCTATTGTTAGTGTTGATGAGTTAAATGGCAGACAGTGTGATCTGCAGAACTAGTTGCACACAAAACTACATGTTGAACTGAGTCTCTGATTGATTATGGTACCAAGCATCAACTGAAGGCTTTTCACTATTCATATAGTCAGATATATTGTTGATCAAATACCTCAATTGATACACTGAAAATATTTGACTTTCACAGTGCAGCACAGAAAGTCATCAGCAATGTGAATAGGGAGACCAAATTGGTACTTGACTTTAGTTATTTTCACTGAGCGATAACAGCCAGATAAGCTCATAAATTACTGTCTGTCAACCGAACTGCAGTCTAAAAAGTTAAGCTACATCCCAAAATTAATATAACCAGAATTACTTTCCATCATAAATCACTATCGGGTTTTCCATCTTAAGATTCGGGTAGATTTTGTATAAATGAGGTAAAGACGGCAGTATataactttttattatttttgtggaTAAACTGTAGATCACTAGACACCATACATACTTGAAATCCATTATAATCTGTGAACGCGCTACAGCAAAGACATTGAAATGACAAACTGCtctaaaacattatttcattaatatATGGCGTCATATTGTCAGtaacagaaaatacatgaaaccaggcatttaaatcatttatttctatTCCTTTGCACACAGATCtaaagctgcacacacactgaattattAGACGACACTACGGGGTTTCATAATCGTTAAACTCAAGGGCTTTTGTCTGGAAAATCACAatttaaatgattcatttttgtttgtcagctaACTGTGAGCAGGATGTTTAAGATAACATCCTGATGACCAGACTAACTGTGATTATACCACGGGTGAGTTGTACCTCCAACACATCCTCTGATTttacatgtttggtttttgtctAATATTGTGATTTTTGGTGttgtgtgaataaataatagaatCTATGTGTGTGGTTTCTTGGTTAGCTTAGTGATGTTTCATCATTGTCTGGACTTGTCTAGTTTgccttcattttattttttatctaattaattattatttttaataaagctACTAATTCATTGCCTGTGTGACTAGAGTCTGATTGTTCCCTGCAGCACAGTGACAGTTTGTCCAGCTATGTTGATTCTTCCATCGTCTCTCACTTCCAGTTCCAGCTCACCACCTCGACCAGAGCACTGGTaagctatacacacacacacacacacaacagaagaTAACCTGACGGTCAATGTGGTGAACAATTAACAGTAGGAAACACCACCCATCAactaaattatacatttttaaatagttAGTATAATACTTTAGTTTTGTAGAATTCCTTATTCCTTACACATTACTTCTGTTAAGTTCTTTACCTgatcttcattttgttttattgaacagATTTAACACTTAAATCTGAGTAAAAGTGATAAATTAATTACCCagcattttcttctttcccagTTTCTCAGACCAGTAGCTACCTAGGACAGTGTGGGCAGAACCTGCAAAGACAGAAGCACATAAGACCAGAAAGTGATACCCAAATTTTCTAGGTAAACCTTTACAAAGAACCACAATGAACAATTAATAACTTCACTGCAATAAAGTGCACAAGTGACAAACATCTTTGAGTTCTTATTTGTCTTTGAACTGCATAATAATGACAAAGTAATCTAAGATttaaaggctttttttccctcactaacatgttttcagaaaggaaaaaaatacaacctccATCCAAAAGAAGCCTGTATGTGAGTGAACATGCAGGAATGGAGGTGTAGAAGTAACAGATTTACCAGTTGAAATAGTCGACTTACCAGTAACGGGATCCTCGGGGATTCCATTCCATGGAGCAAAATATCTGGAGTAGAAGTCGTATCCCGGCTGGCAGTCTGGAGACCCTATTGGccgacacacacatatttgcatttttatgtgTGGTCTGATCCAACAAGTCATAAGTTTGTCCAGTAACATCCCCCAGGTCTAACGCAATgatctattttatttttgataccTTTCATGGTGAGAATCAGTCCTTTGACTCTTCCACTCCTCTCACTGCTCTGAAGAGCGACAGGGTCCACTTTCAGACTGGTGAGCACTGACCTGGAGGCAACACACAATGCAGTGTATATTCACTTAGGAAACTGAGCCTCCACACAGATAGACATATGTGTGAAAGGTCAGTGGCCCAATGTCTGGTTGGTTCTGGGCAGGTGAATGTGTGACCAGTGTTCCAGCTGGGGTTGGTGTCTGAGTGTAACCTGTCACAGCTGTCAGCCAGTCGAACCATCAGTTTCTTAGTGTTGGCGCTCAGATAAACATCCTTGACTGCATGTTTTCCAACTGCTGCCTGTATCACACATGCGGAAGCAGAGAGGGAGTGTAAAAGCTGCTTGTACCGATGTGCTCATCGTGTGTACAGTAAAGCAGGAGTCAGTGCTGTGTAACATTCACTCGCAGAGTGAGGAGGTGTCTGTAAGATCCATCTTACTGACCTGGATGATGTCTCTGAACTCACTGGGATCCTGAAGTgggaaaaaatgtcacatttatagcattttatcatattgttattattattttttttaatgatctctGCTAATCCAGCTCCAGCTCTACAGTATGTTGCACTACCGTGCTGGAGATacacaaaagttgttttttcttaatagTGATGCCGTATTATATCATAGTGTTGTGggtttgtctgttttaattactttttgttCACAGTTAATTTCCGTCCCcgtattgttttatttctagcACTTCCACAGTTGTAGATGTCAGCTTCTTCTGCGACATTGTCCTGATGTGTTAATTTGACCAAATACTGTACACTACTGTACCTCCTGGGTGGGTGGGTTGAGGGGAAAGTCCATGATGTACCCTTCCCCCTGCTTGGTGACGGCCAGATCTCCACTCTTGGTCTCAAACACCAGTACAGGGTTCACATTTTCTAACAGATGTAGCATAAAATTATAGAATATTATACTCAGTCTAGTTGATTAACTAGATTTACTGAAGTGTTTATATGTAACTGACTAATGTGGGCATcctggctaaaaaaaaatccttaactCTTTCGTGTATTAAGTTGCATTGTGTTTTACTTGGAATAACGACATTTAATAGTGTAACTTCAAAATGCCTGCCTGTCAAATAAGTATGATTATATTCAACTTCATGAGTTCATTTTTGTCTTGTGCGCCATCCTGCCAATGCATTACCTGACTGATGTACTGTCCTTGATTGACCTTGgtgttcatgtctgtgtgtgtgtgtttgctctgtctTACCCTTGTGCTgaaacagcactgctgcagAGGCCAGCGTAGCGTGACCACACAGATTCACTTCAGTGGTTGGTGTAAACCATCGGAGACGGAACCTTGATCCTGTTaatcacatcacattttaaGATGTGTGCTTTATCACAAACAGCACTTTGACGTGTCTCCTCTATATGTAAATGTCAACAGAGACCAAACCTTATTAATCACAGTTATCAGAATCTGCTTTGCTTTAAATTTAGCCAACCCTCTGCCCATATGgaaatgtatatgtatagaTCATTTCTCATGTGAAGCTGAATGTAGTGGTGTAGCATTAATCTGTTCAAGCAGCAACCAAAATGTCACTGAAGCCGTGTATTAATTCCACACTGCGTATTAATCCATAAGTAGGTTTTGAGTTTGTACTGTGTTCACACtagaaaagtgacaaaataaaatgcagtttaGGCAGGAATGTGCACTTTTTCCAACAATGCAATGCatagaggaaatgaaagggCTGCTCAACTGGAAAATTCCTAATAATAAATTGTGGTTGGTGGAGATTTGATGTCTTTGTCACATTTAATGGGACTAGCTTTCCAAAGTTGCAGTTTGATCGACGTTTGTATATTAACTGCTAAAACAGTATACTGTAACTAGTATGTAGTACATAGTTGGTATGTGGTATGAATTTTTTGACTGCACACTGCATTTTTAACTGTCATTGTTTGTCCCATTCAAAAGCAATGTTCGTCCTATCTGTATGTTTTACAGCGTTACCTGTTTCAGTTTGtgcacacacaagaacacacaacagcaaattgACCTTTGTAAAGTGCACTGAGGCTCACAGCTGTGTCCTTTCATCTGCATTCAGTATATATTTAACCATGTCATGCTACCTTTGCGGTCTATAACTGCTCTGTTACTGCAGTCATTTACATGACTATTAAAAGTGATGCTTAAGAATGCTATCAATTTAAAGTGTCTTTCTTTCATCAGTGCACCCGCATTTTCCAAATGGATCCTGAAGTAAAGTCATAAATAATAAGCACCCACTGAGGGTAAAactaattttgttttcattccagATGCAGTGATTTATAGAGGAATATTTACCAAGATACACTGAATTGCTTGTAACAGTAGTATCCCCTTTCAAACAGCCCCAATGACAAGAAGgccatacagtatatgataaaGAGTTGGTTTAATTAAATGTAGTGAACAGATCTGACCTGAACTGAAACTGTCACTGGGGTTGAGCCTGGTGATGAAAGCTGTTTCTGACAGGTTTATCTCTGCAGCTATCTTCTGATACAAATCATCATTCAGCTCCTGTTAAAACACATTCAGTACACACACgtaaatatttttcatgtgaaCATTATATCACTGCAGCACATTCATACAGTATAGATAGAGGGGTAGATTAGATATTGGGATGCTTTAGACTATGACAGGCGAGCAACTGCTACAACTATAACTTTGTCGACAAATGCAACTTGAAAAAGATCAATCAGTGAACAATACAAGGAGTATGTGGGATATGTCACTGACCTAGCAAAATGCATTTAGTGCAGAAGGCGAGAGTGACATAACTATTTACCTAAATATTCTTACTCACCTGCACGAGTGGACATACTGCAGCGGGGTTTCCCTTGAATGGTAAATTAGTGAAGGCATCCAGCGTAAACACTGGGATCTCGATCATGTTcaggattaaaataaaaagatgaaaaagtcTTTAAACAGTCGAGTGTATCCAGTGAGGCAGTGAGCAGTGTGGGGGTTGATACTGGCAGCTCACCACCATCGATGGACTTTAGACC
This region includes:
- the LOC118301828 gene encoding phenazine biosynthesis-like domain-containing protein 1 codes for the protein MIEIPVFTLDAFTNLPFKGNPAAVCPLVQELNDDLYQKIAAEINLSETAFITRLNPSDSFSSGSRFRLRWFTPTTEVNLCGHATLASAAVLFQHKENVNPVLVFETKSGDLAVTKQGEGYIMDFPLNPPTQEDPSEFRDIIQAAVGKHAVKDVYLSANTKKLMVRLADSCDRSVLTSLKVDPVALQSSERSGRVKGLILTMKGSPDCQPGYDFYSRYFAPWNGIPEDPVTGSAHTVLGSYWSEKLGKKKMLAYQCSGRGGELELEVRDDGRINIAGQTVTVLQGTIRL
- the dna2 gene encoding DNA replication ATP-dependent helicase/nuclease DNA2 — protein: MNRTKLRRAKVTLGGQKNISSFFSSENQKEESLSNKISITGTAAFAKTEPQIKDGETAPFRLHSPLKRCILGDLDNLLPSSPDLLLSVPETPNSQIRIASSSPSREAGRLSPLPSRAAAILANNDQLSSTGLSPHCKGQSVRRRKREERCCGSIKRLFSPPEESHDAKRARTVVTPTGSDQKVTRSVIGLEKEPRFSLDQSEGQPERSKGHSRGAEMVFNDSRNTTASLRSEGHRIHWDKVEKDSEFTVITEQKVGEVKINRNLHIRLDQDSHKLTSNVHKPSAQMISPAPQGEADLNQTEATRTAMTRSNRDKVPPSDQEQAGACPIEERLDESWFAEHMDDNEGLVTENKSKKSRKVPDNVILSGGVNNRYWVLDVEERPGLKTLTISCHKSLHPTETCLLKDGWEMTPVCCGDVVHLEGSSYGGSWLVDREQGFLVLLPDSLISGTSISNSIRCMRRAVLGDMFKSFDGGSKQMLNGTMVHEVFQRAATAKDFSLETLSKLAEQTLNCPQYLGDMYSLGVSQEEMKQEVHEYLPSLVHWAKEYLGSPTPKAISLKIPSSSRAPSRDRDSATVVTVTELADIEENVWSPRFGLKGKIDVTARVRIQRPRNSNHRNSEEKTLPLELKTGKESNSIEHRSQVILYTMMTMERYNPEAGLLLYLKTGNLHPVVPSHMDYRELLKLRNTLVHHIHHCVDKEAKQSHLSRLPEILTDRQTCQYCPQRRNCALYERVVDSSSADVSEGVVRDFLQQETGHLTQPHLSYFSHWLLLCCLEAATMEAKNGRKRVWLQTVEESEKNGSCVGNLQLSGTVTAQSGGVFLHRFQRIGVVPQQGVASCGLASRDRIVVSDQEGRLVGLATGYLCEVSRTLISCTLDRDLSKFTGVLFRLDGDEGVVGLSTHLTNLSRLMENCQDSDRLRELVVDLHPPEFISNLSSVLPREAKDTVANILKGLNKPQKQAMKKVLLSKDYTLIVGMPGTGKTTTVCTLVRILHACGFSVLLTSYTHSAVDNILLKLKRFRVGFLRLGQGQKVHPDILPYTEESVRKTGVHTPSELEQLYNKELVVGTTCMGIKHPIFTRRRFDFCIVDEASQISQPICLGPLFYAKRFVLVGDHQQLPPIVQNQEARSLGMDESLFKRLELHSDAVVQLNVQYRMNRQIMSLSNSLMYEGRLECGSERTASALLTLPFLLSVQSELSSHSQTHHQHELAWIQASLAPRNPVCFLDCSMVPALESVEQGGVSNHTEAALVHKLLSLLIKAGCKPSDIGVIAPYRQQLKCISALLQSSAFTGVEVNTVDKYQGRDKGVIVLSFVRSTAEEGKLGELLKDWRRLNVAITRAKHKLLMVGSATTLRRYAPVEKLLNHLQQENMIIQLPSAAHNALPSMHL